The genomic segment AGAGAGGATTACCTGGTGGAGGCAATGGAAATAGTGGAAATGTACTGCGACCTGTTGCTGGCCCGTTTTGGACTTATTACCCAAATGAAGGAACTAGATGCGGGCATAGCCGAACCAGTCTCTAGCTTGGTATGGGTGTGTCCCCGTCTCCAGAGCGACATAGCCGAATTGAAAGTCATCTCGGACATTTTCATCCATAAATATGGACCGCAATTTGCGGAACATTCACGGACAGCCACTGGAGAGCATTTCGTATCGGAGAAGCTGATGCATAAGCTGACATTGCAAGCTCCACCCAAATTGCTGGTGGAGAAGTATTTGATAGCCATTGCCAAGAACTACAATATTGAATACGAACCAGATCCGCAAGTGATGCAGGAGGAACAGAAACCGGATCAACAGCCGCAGGCACATTTAATTGATCTATCAGATAGAAATAATCTCAGTGGAGGAAGTGGTGGAGCACCTCCACCACAGATGGGTTTCATTGGTTATCCGGCAGTTCCGCCATTGCCCTCCATGCCAGAGCCCCCGACCAGCAAACCATTCAACTATCCACCCTTTggtggaggtggaggaggTGGGGCAGCCGCCATGAATCCCATGCAGCCGCCACCGCCGTTTGCCTACAATATACCGCCCAATCAGCCGCCGGCTCCTGCCGTGTTGCCCAGCAAGTGTTCAGGAAATGTTCCGGAGGAAAAGGATTTAAATACGAATTTCATAAATGTAAATATACCCATATAGGATCTAGTTCTTAAGATAGTTTTTGGCATGATTGGTATTTTTTGCATGTTTTTGGCTTCTGTAGCAGGAAACTAAAGAGGCTGAAGCAAGTGGTAGCGGAGGCTCTTGTAGTCCCgatgaaaatattttggtaGGTGTTTTCTTTAAATCCCACAACTAGACTAACTCACAAATGAGCTATACTAACTTGCTATTCATTTTcgttctctccctctctctctctctctctctctctctgtctcgctCGCTCGTTCGTTTGCTTTCGTTTTGTCTTTGTCTGTGTGGCGCATTCTTGGTCAACGTGTAAGTTTAGTCATCCCCATAGACCGCTCTAACCAACATTCCTCCCTCGcccgcccacacacacacacacacactcgcctGCTTATCCTCTCACTATGAGTCATACGATCCCGCTTTTCTTTTAACATTTTATTGATAATTGAATGTTTGTATGGGTTTCcgatttgttattatttttattttgtatacttttcattttgttttgttttttgatttgctTCTGACAGCGCCCCAAGCCTGATTATGATCCACCGCCCCGATATACTTCCATTAATCCCGTTAATCTGCAGGTCAGACATTTAAGAAATGGAATGATATTTCATTAATACACTAAACATTCCGATACATCATCAAAATCATAATATTCATACATAAATGCCCGAACCCTGTAAATTCTGatagatgatttttttttcacttttttagAATGCCAACAAACCCAAACCACAACCACGTTCAAAGCTGCCACCTGGCGGACCGGCTCAACCCAGTGCTCCTCCAGACATAGACTTGCCATCGCTGCCAAATGTTCCACTGGATTTGCCCGATGTGCCCTCCCCGTCGTCAGGCGGTGGGAAAAaggatgatgacgatgaaATTGATTTCGATGACCTTTCACGACGGTTtgagaatttaaaaaaacggAAATAAGCAAGCATCcagcattattattattcttattGTTCCCCTACTTATACCCACATaccattatatatatatacctatgtatgttATCTgctctaaaataaaatcaacgAACAACAATGAAGGAGAGCCTTAGAACTTGATTTAATCATTGCATTTTAAAACTCTAAAAGATTTCCTCATTTTCAACAACTTCCTTGAGTTCGAGCAGTTCGAGAAGTCCTTTACCCTTTGTTTCATTCCTCACCAATTCGTCAATGACACGATATTGTCCCGGATCGATGAGTAGAGTCAAATGCAAGGTGGATTCCTCCCACTCTTCGTGCTCCACTGAGTTTGCCAACTTGACAACCGATTCTTTTAGTTTCCCGCCGCCCTCTTTGCCGGCAAAACTGACGCGCAACTTCATGCGTGATCTTTCAATAGGTAACTGGTGTTCTTTCAATAATTTAATGGCCTCCAGGGTATTCTGTTTAATATTCTTGTTCATCTTCACCGAAAAATGGGCATCCTTTAGCGATTTCTCTATAATGGTGGCGGAATAGGGGCGACGGGTCTCAGGATTAACGCACAAGGCGGCCACACTGTTTATTATGCCATTGATTTGCGTGTCCAGCACACTCTGGCGCTCCTTCTCGGAGACCTGTAGTTCCCCTTTGCTGAGGATTTCCTTGCAAATTTCtgtttcatctgattttccAAATGCCTTTTGAAGCTCATCCTTCTTGGCTGCTTGTCCCTTGGAAACATTTGTAAAcactgtgtgtgtttgcaaaACCTCGTCGATATCCTTTTCGCTGTCAACAGATAAAGAGATTAGTTATAGTCATGGGCAGACATTTAGAACATGGCCAGAGATTTCCACCTGTTGTTGCGCCAGGATAACACCTTATTCTTATAGCAGGCAATTTCAAAACGTTTGCCAGCCTTCTTAAGTCTCACAATGGCCACATTTGTGAGACGAATTTGATTTGTGGGCGTGAATATTTTCGACATTAGTATTTCTGTTTttgatgaaataaaaataaaaacaaatgtgCACAATTCGAGTCGAGTCAGTGTGGCCAGAGTTTCAAAATAAGCTTAAATTAGCACAATAGTGGGAACCTGGAAAATAGTGGGAACCTGGAAAATAGTGGGAGTTGAATTAATGATCAAATAGAGGGTAGTTGAATAGGGGGAATTTGAGATCACCCATTTTGTTAACTAACTTTTGAATTTACTTTGAGCCTTCTCATTAGACAGATAAAATATGTACTTCAACCTTTAAAATCATACTTTGGAGTAGAACTTTCATAGGCTACGttaatttaaatacatttctTTGTTTACCAAACTAAGTTAGAAGTTGGTAATATTGACACTTGTAAGTCAGTTAAAATCTTTAGAGCTGTTTGAATCCACGACTGGAGACTCGTCTGGTAGAAAGTCGTCTTCAGGCTCTTCTGTTGGCAGGGGATGGTCGACTCGCTCGGTTACTTGAAGGAATATGGAGGCACGGCTAGTGACTCTTTAGTGAGATTAGGCTTCTTGGAGTCAGAAACAGCTCTAATCTCATGCCTGCTCAGGTTGGATGTTTTTCTAGAGGTATAGTCGCAAAATTTGCACTTTCTTGTTTTCGCGCTCTTTTGTTATATCGCTTATCTATTTAATTTATACACTTCTCGTTGGTCCgataaaaatcaattatttatcGATAACAAGGTAAAAGTTGAACTATGTGCGCGGGAAACAAAAGACCCGTTATAAAAAGCAACAGATTGTCATTCAATAATTAGTTGGCACTCACAATAGATAAGTACTGTGTTTTACGTGGACTTACAAACTAACTTGGACATCTTTCCAGCTCTCAAAAATCGGTCTCTGACGACGAGACTGAAGTTCATTATTaaactatacatacataagttaGTAAGCTAAATATAGgtatacttttatttttagctCGCCTCGTATTTGCCCAAAAATTGGATCTTTCGCTTcgcaattttttaaattattttttgggaaaaaattaaatttcttggCTTAACTAAAGTTGAAACACAttgataaaaatgttttttttttccttttggaaTACAAAGCATCCACCCAATTGATCGAAAACCTAAtattaaatgttatttattattggattcttaaaaaacataacacacatattatgcaaaacaatttattgaAGATTTCCGAGAAATcttaatatttgaaataaaaaacactAAATAAACTTTTAGAATATtgctaaataaaaataataaggtttttgaataatttctttaatattttatattttagagTAAGTTTATTGAAGAATATTAAGGAGAAGCAGTAATTTAAAGCGTCGAAATGTAgtaaaatataatttcaatGAGTTCACTTTCAAAGCGGCCGGAAAAAATAGGGGCATTCGGATAAAATTAGTGTCATCACTAATTCGATAATGTATCCCTTAATACAGGGTTGTTATCCGCTAATACCGGGGACAATATCCGAGTTTGTTTctggttattgttgttgttgctaattCGCACGAGCGGCGCGCTCCCCCTCTGTAAAACCCGTTAAAAGTCAAATCAAGTAAACGCGTTAAATtacgaaaaattaaataaaatccgAATAATTTACCCCAAAAACATTAATCAAAAATGC from the Drosophila willistoni isolate 14030-0811.24 chromosome XR unlocalized genomic scaffold, UCI_dwil_1.1 Seg105, whole genome shotgun sequence genome contains:
- the LOC6645082 gene encoding IST1 homolog isoform X6 produces the protein MFSSGPNYNKLKTNLRLALNRLKLLEKKKSELTQKSRKEIADYLATGKTERARIRVEHIIREDYLVEAMEIVEMYCDLLLARFGLITQMKELDAGIAEPVSSLVWVCPRLQSDIAELKVISDIFIHKYGPQFAEHSRTATGEHFVSEKLMHKLTLQAPPKLLVEKYLIAIAKNYNIEYEPDPQVMQEEQKPDQQPQAHLIDLSDRNNLSGGSGGAPPPQMGFIGYPAVPPLPSMPEPPTSKPFNYPPFGGGGGGGAAAMNPMQPPPPFAYNIPPNQPPAPAVLPSKCSGNVPEEKDLNTNFINQETKEAEASGSGGSCSPDENILSSP
- the LOC6645082 gene encoding IST1 homolog isoform X3 codes for the protein MFSSGPNYNKLKTNLRLALNRLKLLEKKKSELTQKSRKEIADYLATGKTERARIRVEHIIREDYLVEAMEIVEMYCDLLLARFGLITQMKELDAGIAEPVSSLVWVCPRLQSDIAELKVISDIFIHKYGPQFAEHSRTATGEHFVSEKLMHKLTLQAPPKLLVEKYLIAIAKNYNIEYEPDPQVMQEEQKPDQQPQAHLIDLSDRNNLSGGSGGAPPPQMGFIGYPAVPPLPSMPEPPTSKPFNYPPFGGGGGGGAAAMNPMQPPPPFAYNIPPNQPPAPAVLPSKCSGNVPEEKDLNTNFINQETKEAEASGSGGSCSPDENILNANKPKPQPRSKLPPGGPAQPSAPPDIDLPSLPNVPLDLPDVPSPSSGGGKKDDDDEIDFDDLSRRFENLKKRK
- the LOC6645082 gene encoding IST1 homolog isoform X2 — its product is MFSSGPNYNKLKTNLRLALNRLKLLEKKKSELTQKSRKEIADYLATGKTERARIRVEHIIREDYLVEAMEIVEMYCDLLLARFGLITQMKELDAGIAEPVSSLVWVCPRLQSDIAELKVISDIFIHKYGPQFAEHSRTATGEHFVSEKLMHKLTLQAPPKLLVEKYLIAIAKNYNIEYEPDPQVMQEEQKPDQQPQAHLIDLSDRNNLSGGSGGAPPPQMGFIGYPAVPPLPSMPEPPTSKPFNYPPFGGGGGGGAAAMNPMQPPPPFAYNIPPNQPPAPAVLPSKCSGNVPEEKDLNTNFINETKEAEASGSGGSCSPDENILRPKPDYDPPPRYTSINPVNLQNANKPKPQPRSKLPPGGPAQPSAPPDIDLPSLPNVPLDLPDVPSPSSGGGKKDDDDEIDFDDLSRRFENLKKRK
- the LOC6645082 gene encoding IST1 homolog isoform X4, which codes for MFSSGPNYNKLKTNLRLALNRLKLLEKKKSELTQKSRKEIADYLATGKTERARIRVEHIIREDYLVEAMEIVEMYCDLLLARFGLITQMKELDAGIAEPVSSLVWVCPRLQSDIAELKVISDIFIHKYGPQFAEHSRTATGEHFVSEKLMHKLTLQAPPKLLVEKYLIAIAKNYNIEYEPDPQVMQEEQKPDQQPQAHLIDLSDRNNLSGGSGGAPPPQMGFIGYPAVPPLPSMPEPPTSKPFNYPPFGGGGGGGAAAMNPMQPPPPFAYNIPPNQPPAPAVLPSKCSGNVPEEKDLNTNFINRPKPDYDPPPRYTSINPVNLQNANKPKPQPRSKLPPGGPAQPSAPPDIDLPSLPNVPLDLPDVPSPSSGGGKKDDDDEIDFDDLSRRFENLKKRK
- the LOC6645082 gene encoding IST1 homolog isoform X5; protein product: MFSSGPNYNKLKTNLRLALNRLKLLEKKKSELTQKSRKEIADYLATGKTERARIRVEHIIREDYLVEAMEIVEMYCDLLLARFGLITQMKELDAGIAEPVSSLVWVCPRLQSDIAELKVISDIFIHKYGPQFAEHSRTATGEHFVSEKLMHKLTLQAPPKLLVEKYLIAIAKNYNIEYEPDPQVMQEEQKPDQQPQAHLIDLSDRNNLSGGSGGAPPPQMGFIGYPAVPPLPSMPEPPTSKPFNYPPFGGGGGGGAAAMNPMQPPPPFAYNIPPNQPPAPAVLPSKCSGNVPEEKDLNTNFINNANKPKPQPRSKLPPGGPAQPSAPPDIDLPSLPNVPLDLPDVPSPSSGGGKKDDDDEIDFDDLSRRFENLKKRK
- the LOC6645082 gene encoding IST1 homolog isoform X1; its protein translation is MFSSGPNYNKLKTNLRLALNRLKLLEKKKSELTQKSRKEIADYLATGKTERARIRVEHIIREDYLVEAMEIVEMYCDLLLARFGLITQMKELDAGIAEPVSSLVWVCPRLQSDIAELKVISDIFIHKYGPQFAEHSRTATGEHFVSEKLMHKLTLQAPPKLLVEKYLIAIAKNYNIEYEPDPQVMQEEQKPDQQPQAHLIDLSDRNNLSGGSGGAPPPQMGFIGYPAVPPLPSMPEPPTSKPFNYPPFGGGGGGGAAAMNPMQPPPPFAYNIPPNQPPAPAVLPSKCSGNVPEEKDLNTNFINQETKEAEASGSGGSCSPDENILRPKPDYDPPPRYTSINPVNLQNANKPKPQPRSKLPPGGPAQPSAPPDIDLPSLPNVPLDLPDVPSPSSGGGKKDDDDEIDFDDLSRRFENLKKRK
- the LOC6645083 gene encoding ribosome maturation protein SBDS; amino-acid sequence: MSKIFTPTNQIRLTNVAIVRLKKAGKRFEIACYKNKVLSWRNNSEKDIDEVLQTHTVFTNVSKGQAAKKDELQKAFGKSDETEICKEILSKGELQVSEKERQSVLDTQINGIINSVAALCVNPETRRPYSATIIEKSLKDAHFSVKMNKNIKQNTLEAIKLLKEHQLPIERSRMKLRVSFAGKEGGGKLKESVVKLANSVEHEEWEESTLHLTLLIDPGQYRVIDELVRNETKGKGLLELLELKEVVENEEIF